The Cololabis saira isolate AMF1-May2022 chromosome 5, fColSai1.1, whole genome shotgun sequence genome segment TTCCTTGCAAACTGCAACAACTTCGTTGCAGATGAGACACACAGGCTTGGCATTTATAAACTCAGGTAGGATGAAAGCATACTTCTCTTTCCACTCTTCTTTGTACGTCCTACCCTCGCTGTCAACTTTACTCTTCAATGCTTTGGACAGTGACATTTTGTCTTACTAACTAGCAATGTTTGCTAATGTCTCTGTGCACACAACAGTTGTGGcgttgttgtgccgtattcagcacccctgccgtgaaaagcaccccctcatgacatcaataaccatttacccgatttttgttatctgtgactgtgattgtgggaaagtatgacaattgtggaatccatgagcgcatttaaacatgaatcattaacacaaaactggacgctaaacagaacgtgacacggaatgagaataatttttgtcattgtgtgtacgttgtcatttggagtaaattaaacatgagcatttagtcctttttgacatttactcgtgaataagagatctgtgggtaATATATGTCCGTTTGGTAGTAGTTTATAGCGTCCTCTCCACATGCGCGTTCCCGcaacgagggggtgcttttcacggcaggggtgctgaatacggcacaacacctgtgtgtcagtatcagcgcagacgGACTgtagcttcgcctgaattatggttccgcgttaaaacgacggcgtagccgacggcgtagggtcgcggtgcggtgtgcgtcgccgcgtaccctacgccgtcagctctgcgttggtgtgacgcggaaccataaatcagccaccgggagcaagggctcgctgcgggttgatgttgatccgcggaccaaacttgttaaggagcatcaaactcactcttatctacgcggaaataacgctaaaatataaagaaggcttcccaaagtgtgatctatggtgaaataggaaaattaagatgtgcaactcttctaaaggtgagacatgcatttaattgacttcatggcgccagccttggtgtttattattatgcaaatgtggaatgtttgggtctgtctaatttcgtcaaattaaatttggagattcaccgttcacatatttatgtgtatgcgttgtatgagagagagatggagagggcgagggagggagggagagacgtggactgtacgtcgttgttttttgtttttttgcagtttgggtgcacaatacacttgtgtgtgtgtgtgtgtgtgtattaaaaatTGCATTCTTGAACGGCAGTTTGTGCCCCCCcgctggttattatgtgccccccaattagatccaattagatctgttctgccgccgactctgattatcaccaagttacttatggtttcataacgcagccacagagtagcgctaaagcagtaatagcacactaataacagtctgtagcaaattcaagttactttatttaaactaatgactttcttaaattacctttttgtacaagatataatagtataataatactagtagcctatagataaagggaaaaaagttttgtttagaagaaaaaaaacatgtttcgcctgattgatgtgatggcccaccattcagttgctccgaaaaaatttggcccgaggccaaacttacttgccgacccctggtttagaggctctgctgggatttgaacccaggatctcctgtttactagacatgtgctttgaccaactaagccacagggcctgaTGTCACACTAAGTTTGAAGTATCAAAGCTGTCAAAGACTCCTTCCAGCACTGTCGTGTTCTAGGATGCAAGCACTTTGCTAAATTGAGTCCTGAATCCCAAATAACAGGTTGGGTTTTGTAAAATGGAGTGGtcaactttcctccttttcatgcttGCAAGGGAAGATCCCTGCCATTATTGGGAAAGAGGCAAAGTATGTCCTAAAGATTCTGCCACTTTGATCAGAATAGTTAGTGCAACTGAGGTCCAGTCTTACAATCTGGATTCACCAATTTCAAGTCATGATAGTAAGGGGGTAAGCTCAGTGGTAGAtcatttgactgcagatcaagagaACCCCAGTTCAACTCTGGGTGCCCCCTACTTGTGTTGTGTGACTTAAAACTTGCTTTCAGAGCAAGTTTGAAGTCCAAAAGCTGTTCAAGACTCCTTGCAGCACTGTCGTGTTCAAGGATGCAAGCAGTTTGCTAAATTGAGTCCTTAATCCCAAATAACAGGTTAGGTTTTGTAAAATGGAGTGGtcaactttcctccttttcatgcttGCAGTGGAAGATCCCTGCCTTTAttgggaaagattttttttcctgaaatgttgccactttgaTCAGAAAAGTTAGTGCAACTAAGCTCCACTCTTACAAGAGACGTGAGACAGTAATTTCTAGTGTCCTAcctcacattcactctttaCAGGTCACTTCAGTTTGGCTACCGTCTCGGGTTATTGCAAATATACGGAGAGAGTAGAGATTCTCCAAAAACTTGAACTCTTGACTTCAAACTTTACATTTTGTTGACTAATGTTTCTGATTCAATCAAACatacacatttatttcagcttTGCAGAATTGATAACTGATGTACCTCCATTTTATGGACACTTTTGTTAAATGGGTGAGTATGTCAGAGAAAGTACTTGATGGTACATACATTCATTATCTATGCTAtattctttgcagggtcacaggggtctgctggagtctatcccagctcattttgaGGTGAGAGGCAGACCCCTGGACAGGTCAAATTTTATAATCTGAAACTTTCAACAATAACCCAAGTTTTAGTGGTaaacagtttggccagtatggggattgaacccatgaccttggcatTATTAGCCCTGatcttctgagctaaccggccttcGTAGAGAGTGATTCTTTTTCATATGtacgtatgtatgcatgtgtatctTTGATCCAGGCCTGGTTTACAACATCTTGAGTTCCATGCACAGTCTCCCAAACCAAGTAGAGACCTTTTTAGGTGAGGTCACACTTGGGAAGTAACTGTCTGCCAGACACaccacgtaaagaaatacacatttggtcaaGAAGAATTGGAGGAGTACCCCACCTTGTGGCACGAGTGAAGAACAGGAAAGTATTAaagtgactaaaaggagaagaacCAGACACTACTGTACCTCCCTCTTAATCAGTCCACATCTCTTAGAAGAACTTTAAGGCAGGAATGTGGGAATTAACTTTGGTTAAGAAACCTTCAAtgcacctttcttttttttaacctacatgtcatttttccatttcaccaccatggTTGAACCATGAATCCATGAGACATCTCTAATCTTTCTCACATCCAAAGACAGATGAGTTTAGAGGCTctagctgggatttgaacccaggatctcctgtttactagacaggtgctttgaccaactaagccacagggcctgaTTTCACAGTAAGTTTGAAGTATCAAAGTTGTCCAGGACTACTTCCAGCACTGTCATGTTCTAGGATGCAAGCACTTTGCTAAATTGAGTCCTGAATCCCAAATAACAGGTTGGGTTTTGTAAAATGGAGTGGTCagctttcctccttttcatgcttgcaagggaagatccctgccttcattgggaaagaggcaacgtaTGTCCTAAAGATTCTGCCACTTTGATCAGAATAGTTAGTGCAACTGAGGTCCACTCTTACAATCTGGCTCCACCATGATAGTAAGGGGGTAAGCTCAGTGGTAGAtcatttgactgcagatcaagagaACCCCAGTTCAACTCTGTGTGCCCCCTACTTGTGTTGTGTGACTTAAAACTTGCTTTCAGAGCAAGTTTGAAGTCCAAAAGCTGTTCAAGACTCCTTCCAGTACTGTCGTTTTCAAGGATGCAAGCAGTTTGCTAAATTGAGGTCTGAATTCCAAATAACAGGTTAGGTTTTGTAAAATGGAGTGGtcaactttcctccttttcatgcttgcagtggaagatccctgccttcattgggaaagaggcaacgtaTGTCCTGAAAATGTTGACACTTTGATCAGAAAAGTTAGTGCAACTGAACTCCACTCTTACAAGAGACTTGAGACAGTAATTTCTAGTGTCCTAcctcacattcactctttacaggtcacttctttattgtgtgcttctcctgtcgcgaaactaatcgcccccttggggacaaataaagtaattgattgattgattcagTTTGGCTACCGTCTCGGGTTATTGCAAATATACGGAGAGAGTAGAAATTCTCCAAAAACTTGAACTCTTGACTTCAAACTTTACATTTTGTTGACTAATGTTCCTGATTCAATCAAatatacacatttatttcagcttTACAGAATTGATAACTGATGTACTTCCACTTTATGGACACTTTTGTTAAATGGGTGAGTATGTCAGAGAAAGTACTTGATGGTACATCCATTATTAtattctttgcagggtcacaggggtctgctagagcctatcccagctaattttcaggaAAAAGTCAGACCCCTGGACATGTCAATTTTGATAATCTGAAACTTTCAACAATAACCCAAGTTTTAGTGGTaaacagtttggccagtatggggattgaacccatgaccttggcatTATtagctctgaccttctgagctaactgGCCTTCGTAATGAGCGATTCTTTTTCATATGtacgtatgtatgcatgtgtatgtttGATCCAGGCCTGGTTTACAACATCTTGAGTTACATCCACAGTCTCCCAAACCAAGTAGAGACCTTTTTAAGTGAGGTAAAACTTGGGAAGTAACTGACTGTCAGACACaccacgtaaagaaatacacatttggtcaaGAAGAATTGGAGGAGTACCCCACCTTGTGGCACAAGTGAAGAACAGGAAAGCATTGAAGGGACTACAAGGAGAAGAACCAGACACTCCTGTACCTCCTTCTCAAGCAGTCCACATCTCTTAGAAGAACTTTAAGACAGGAAtatgtgaattaactttggttaagaaaccttcaatgtgcctttcttttttttaagctacatgtcatttttccatttcaccaccatggTTGAACTATGAATCAATGAGACATCTCTAATCTTTCTCACATCCAAAAACAGATGAGcttagaggctctgctgggatttgaacccaggatctcctgtttactagacaggtgttttgaccaactaagccataGGGCCTGATTTCACAGTAAGTTTGAAGTATCAAAGCTGTCCAGGACTACTTCCAGCACTGTCGTGTTCTAGGATGCAAGCACTTTTCTAAATTGAGTCCTGAATCCCAAATAACAGGTTGGGTTTTGTAAAATGGAGTGGtcaactttcctccttttcatgcttgcaagggaagatccctgccttcattgggaaagaggcaacgtaTGTCCTAAAGATTCTGCCACTTTGATCAGAATAGTTAGTGCAACTGAGGTCCACCCTTACAATCTGGCTCCACCATAGCAGATAGGGCgtatagctcagtggtagagcatttgactgcagatcaagaggtcccAAGTTCAACTCTGGGTGCCCCCTGACCATGAGGGTTGTCTGATTGCATATTTCTTAAAACAACCTACAGTAAAAGTGCAGGTGGCATCTTaaagctttctttctttaagcTCAATCCTGCACTTATTGTTTATAAGTAACTTTATAGGCAACTCCAACTTTCATGTTGTGGTTTTTTAGGCTTTGGATGCTACTGgttttcaaaacaaagaaaaacttcTAGCGCGTTTGCTAAATTACAAAACTCTCAAATCACCAAGTATCCACCTAACAAGTCCAAGTCCTGCAATCACTATTTATAACTAAGTCTTAATGGAAAACTCAGACCAGCCCCATTTCCAGtttgcttgcatgcaaaataaaattgaatctcTGAAAGTTGGGTAAAGGCAGAGCTGTGGGGGTGTCAGAATTTCCCAGTTCATCCTTTTCAGGGTTTCAGGAGGTCAGGTGGTGCTTATCCCTACTTTCATCAGCCAAGAGGTAGCATACATCTGGAACATTGTGGCAGAGTTGACCACAGTCAAtaatcaaataataaaaggtctTCAAGAGAGTGTGAATATTCAGGTTAAAATCCTTCAGTTAACGTTGGTCCTAACGATTTTGCCACTTTGATCGGAGCAGTTGGTTTAACTAAGGTCCAGTCTTACAATCTGGATCCACCAATTTCAAGTCATGACAGTAAGGGGTAAGCTCAtggtagagcatttgactgcagattAAGAGGTCCTCATTTCAACTCTGCAAGTTTGAAGTCCAAAAGCTGTTCAAGACTCCTTCCAGCACGGTCGTGTTCAAGGATGCAAGCAGTTTGCTAAATTGAGTCCTTAATCCCAAATAACAGGTTAGGTTTTGTAAAATGGAGTGGtcaactttcctccttttcatgcttgcagtggaagatccctgccttcattgggaaagaggcaacgtaTGTCCTGAAAATGTTGACACTTTGATCAGAATAGTTAGTGCAACTGAGCTCCACTCTTACAAGAGACTTGAGACAGTAATTTCTAGTGTCCTAcctcacattcactctttaCAGGTCACTTCAGTTTAGCTACCGTCTCGGGTTATTGCAAATATACGGAGAGAGTAGAGATTCTCCAAAAACTTGAAGTCTTGACTTCAAACTTTACATTTTGTTCACTAATGTTTCTGATTCAatcaaacacacatttatttcagcttTACAGAATTGATAACTGATGTACGTTATGGACACTTTTGTTAAATGGGTGAGTATGTCAGAGAAAGTACTTGATGGTACATCCATTCATTATCTATGCTATATTCTTTGCAGGGtcaggggggtctgctggagtcggTCCCAGCTCATTTTGAGGTGAGAGGCAGACCCCTGGACAGGCCAATTTTTATAATCTGAAACTTTCAACAATAACCCAAGTTTTAGTGGTaaacagtttggccagtatgtggattgaacccatgaccttggcgttattagcaccacgctctgaccttctgagctaaccggccttcgtgctgactttttcttttccgtATCAacgtatttatgtatgtgtatgtttgaTCCAGGCCTGGTTTACAACATCTTGAGTTACATGCACAGTCTCCCAAACCAAGTAGAGACCTTTTTAGGTGAGGTAAAACTTGGGAAGTAACTGTCTGCCAGACACACCACGtcaagaaatacacatttggtcaaGAAGAATTGGAGGAGTACCCCACCTTGTGGCACGAGTGAAGAACAGCAAAGCATTAAAGTGACTAAACGGAGAAGAACCAGACACTTCTGTACCTCCCTCTCAAGCAGTCCACATCTCTTAGAAGAACTTTAAGACAGGAATATGTGAATTACCTTTGGTTAAGAAACCTTCAatgtgcctttcttttttttaagctacatgtcatttttccatttcaccactgtcgagccacattgtcatgggaagctccagcccctaccccctacagggctttgaactggactcaagacctttgttgtgactccagcttcctacccccgtGCAGATCctgacacctggaagttggttcaaacagatttgaatcacgagagcaccctatggggtgatttggaggtctgtgacagtcatgccaaatgtctgataatgacatttggcccgagtcacatccgactgtaaattactttttgtctctcgcctgattcgtgtattcctgcattctgttgtttgttcttgtataagAAGCTTGTTTCAAAACCACTCGATGTCAGCCCACCGAACGAGACACtgtgtctgtgttggtctgctgaacgccggctagaataaaatctctcatcccacagcggactcctgaactggactttgtatTATTCCTCAACACCACCATGGTTGaactatgaatgaatgagacatctctaatctttctctcatccaaagacagatgagtttagaggctctgctgggatttgaacccaggatctcctgtttactagacaggtgctttgaccaactaagcctcAGGGCCTGATTTCACAGTAAGTTTGAAATATCAAAGCTGTCCAAGACTACTTCCAGCACTGTCATGTTCTAGGATGCAAGCACTTTTCTAAATTGAGTCCTGAATCCCAAATAACAGGTTGGGTTTTGTAAAATGGAGTGGtcaactttcctccttttcatgcttgcaagggaagatccctgccttcattgggaaagaggcaacgtaTGTCCTAAAGATTCTGCCACTTTGATCATTATAGTTAGTGCAACTGAGGTCCACTCTTACAATCGGGCTCCACCATAGCAGATAGGGggtatagctcagtggtagagcatttgactgcagatcaagaggtccccagTTCAACTCTGGGTGCCCCCTGACCGTGAGGGTTGCCTGATCGCATATTTCTTAAAACCACCTACAGTAAAAGTGCAGGTGGCATCTTAAATTATTTAAGCTCAATCCTgcacttattgtttataattaaCTTTATAGGCAACTCCTACTTTCATGTTGTGGTTTTTTAGGCTTTGGATGCTACTGGTTTTCAATACAAAGAAAAACTTCTAGCGCATTTGCTAAATTACAAAACTCTCAAATCACCAAGTATTTCATCCACCTAACAAGTCCAAGTCCTGCAATCACTATTTATAACTAAGTCTTAATGGAAAACTCAGACAAGCCGCATTTCCAGTTTGCTTGTGTAGAGGGTTCAGAAATAGCCTCTATTTATAGTTTAGCATTAAACATGCACCCcccatttttttagatttattttgaaCTAATGTAACAAAATTGCACTTATGTATGTGGAATCACATGCTATTAGACGTCCAAGTCTATAGATGGCGCCCACGCGCTCCTGTGAATCACAGAGAAACAGCGAGATAGTCACAGTCCCACGCATGCGCAGTCAATAATAAACCGCTGCTGACCGTGCAAGCAAAAGTTTAACAGTGTGCTGTTCCTCGTATTTTCACAGTGCTTCCTGCCCTGTGAACACCTTGTGCCGACCCAGATAACCCCTAGGTCTGAGGCCGGTAACAattgggggctcgtccgggataaCAGCGCCACCTAGGAGGGAAAGAGTGAACTGCCACGGCGAGAACCTGTGTCTAAAGCTTCAGGGAAGGCTGCATTGCTGTGCGTCATCCAGAGAGTAGAGGCCACGGGTGCTGAAGATGGCTCCCACCCCAACCCCACGACGGCTGCTGATATTCACCATACAGAAGAGACTCCTAGCTTTGAGTTCTAGTCAACTACAGACTGTCGCCAGTGCAGTTGATGACGACAGAGATGTGGAGGACCTGGCGGCACTCAGTGAACCAGAACTGTTTGATTTGATTGTCGACTACCTGagaagtgaaaagttgaaaggAATGGAGGACGAAGGAATGTCTCAAATCCTTCCCCTCAACGACATGATCGATGACATGCTACGTGCCCCGGATGGAGGAGACGTTGTGGGAGGAGCTGACCGTGGAGACGCTGACGTGGGAGAAGAAGCCGCAGCTGCATCTCTCCAGATGGATGACACAGCGACTCATCAACAGACCAGCCCCTCTACAGCAACCATGGACAGTAACCTGCTGTCCCCATCCAGAGAGAGAGACCCTCACACACCTCAACCGACCATGGACAGAGGCAACAACGCACCAACCAGGAACCTCGTCACCACATCGCCAGCCCGATCCGTCACCAACAGTGCAGGTGGTGTCCCTCCTGGCCGTGCCAGTACGTCCTCCAGTATTGGTGAGCAGGTGGTGAGAATTACCGATGTAGCCGCTCTGTTTCCACGTAGAGAATTTAAACTTTATGGTGGTCAGATTTCTGACACAGGGTCTGACATGTCATACAGTAGCCTTTGTAAACAGATGGATGAAGGGTTACGAGAAGGGTTTAGTGAGTCAGAGGTTATCCGCACTGTGCTAAAGATAACTAAGCCTGGTACATTCAGGGATATGCTAACTAACAAAGAAGACCTTACCATGAGTGAGTTAAAACGCTTTCTCCGTTCTCATATCAGGGACAAAAACAGCACTGAGCTTTTTCAGGAGCTTAGTACTGCTAGACAGCAAGACAAAGAGGGCCCACAGCAATTTTTGTACAGAATTATGGGTCTAAAACAGAGAGTTGTTTTTGAGTCACAACAGCCAGGTGCAGATTTTTGTTATGACAGAAAGCTTGTTCAGGGTACATTCCTTCACACACTCTACCAAgggttaaatgaaaaaaataaccatGTCCGGTGTGATCTCAAACCTTTCCTCGCCGACTTACAGGTTAGTGACGACCTTCTCCTCGAACAGATCACTAAGTCCACAAGTGAGGAGGCAGATCGGTTAAAACGCCTTGGTACTGTGACTAAACACCGACCAGTGACTGTAAGTACAGCTCAGACTGACGAGACTGACCAGACTAAAAAGACTGACCAGGCCAAACAGACCAACGTTGACTCTGAATTACAGGCTAACCGTGCTGCTATTCTAGAGCTGACCGCACAAGTGACCTCACTGACCAAACACTTTGCCCAGGTTGTCAAACCCGCAGAGACTGTGACTCCCATTAGCCACTGTCCAACCCCGACTCGACCCTCAACGCGACCCCAGACATCGTCTGAGACCAGGGGCAGATGTCAAGCGTGTGTGCAGAAGAACATAAAGAGCTGCCCTCACTGCTTCGCCTGTGGTCAGGAAGGACATAGAAAAGTTGGCTGTCTACAAAGGAAGGCATCGGGAAACGGGAGGAGGTCACTGGAGTGAGGCTGCCAGTGACCGTCGCCAGTAACAAGCCTCCAGTACAGGTGAACTCAGTCGAAACTATACACCCAGTCAAACCAACTACACAGGTCCAGCCAACACCCAGAAAACGTGTAGCACAACTCATTGGCAAGCGATGTATGGTCTCATGTGCAATCAATGGGGTCCCCCTCCAAATGCTGCTTGACTCAGGGGCC includes the following:
- the LOC133443711 gene encoding uncharacterized protein LOC133443711 isoform X2: MAPTPTPRRLLIFTIQKRLLALSSSQLQTVASAVDDDRDVEDLAALSEPELFDLIVDYLRSEKLKGMEDEGMSQILPLNDMIDDMLRAPDGGDVVGGADRGDADVGEEAAAASLQMDDTATHQQTSPSTATMDSNLLSPSRERDPHTPQPTMDRGNNAPTRNLVTTSPARSVTNSAGGVPPGRASTSSSIVLPAL
- the LOC133443711 gene encoding uncharacterized protein LOC133443711 isoform X1 → MAPTPTPRRLLIFTIQKRLLALSSSQLQTVASAVDDDRDVEDLAALSEPELFDLIVDYLRSEKLKGMEDEGMSQILPLNDMIDDMLRAPDGGDVVGGADRGDADVGEEAAAASLQMDDTATHQQTSPSTATMDSNLLSPSRERDPHTPQPTMDRGNNAPTRNLVTTSPARSVTNSAGGVPPGRASTSSSIGEQVVRITDVAALFPRREFKLYGGQISDTGSDMSYSSLCKQMDEGLREGFSESEVIRTVLKITKPGTFRDMLTNKEDLTMSELKRFLRSHIRDKNSTELFQELSTARQQDKEGPQQFLYRIMGLKQRVVFESQQPGADFCYDRKLVQGTFLHTLYQGLNEKNNHVRCDLKPFLADLQVSDDLLLEQITKSTSEEADRLKRLGTVTKHRPVTVSTAQTDETDQTKKTDQAKQTNVDSELQANRAAILELTAQVTSLTKHFAQVVKPAETVTPISHCPTPTRPSTRPQTSSETRGRCQACVQKNIKSCPHCFACGQEGHRKVGCLQRKASGNGRRSLE